The nucleotide sequence CGGCAACGGCGGTGCCGGCGGTGCGGCCGGCGACGGTGGTGGTGGTGCGGGCAGCCTCGGCACCGGCGGGAACGGCGGATCGGGCGGACGCGCCGCGTTGCTCTACGGCGTCGGTGGTGACGGCGGGGCCGGCGGCGCCGGCGGCGACGTCGTCGGCAGCGCTGGCGGCAGCGGCGGGCTCGGGGGCGCCGCCGGGTTGGTCGGCGTCGGCGGCGACGGCGGAGCCGGTGGGGCGGGCGGCGGCGCCGGGGGTGACGGCGGCGCCGGTGCTTATCTGATCGGCGACGGGGGTGACGGCGGGGCCGGCGGGGACGGTAACGCGGGCAGCCTCGCGGGCGGCACCGGCGGCAATGGCGGTGACGCCAAGCTCATCGGTAACGGCGGCAACGGCGGTGACGGTGGGATCGGCTTCGGCGGCGGTGCCAACGGCTCCGGTGGTACCGGCGGCGCCGCGGGGCTGCTTGGCAGCCCCGGCAGCGACGGCACCACCGTTTAAGGCCCTAGGCCAGCCGGGTGATCTCCACGTCCACGTCGAGGTCGGTGACGCCAAGCCCGGAGTAGATGCCTTTCAGCGGAGGTACGTCGCTGTAATCGCGGCCGGCGCCCACGCTGATGTACTGCTCGCTGATCTCGGTGTCGTTGGTCGGGTCGTAGTGCCACCAACCGCCGGTCCACGCCTGGATCCAGGCGTGACTGCGTCCGGCCACCGACTTCCCCACCACCGCGTTGCGCTTGGGATGCAGATAACCGGACACATAGCGCGCAGGAATTCCCATGCCCCGCAACACAATCAGCGACAAGTGCGCAAAGTCCTGGCAGACGCCTTTGCCCTGTTCCAGGGCATCGAGCCCGGAGGAGTGCACACCGGTGGTGCCGGGCAGGTAGTCCAATTCGCTGCGCGCCCAACGGGCCGCCGCGACGACCGCCTCCGCCGGGTCGTGATACTTCCTGATCCGGCGTCCCACGGCGGCGACACGTTTGCTTGTCGGGGTGTACGAGGTGGGGCGCAGCACCTCGTCGAAACGATCGATGACGGCCATCGACTCGAGTTCTTCCCAGGTGACCTTCGCCTCCGGCGGCTCCGGACGCTCGGTCTCGACGACCGAGGAGGACGTGACCGTCAGCTCGGTGTGCGGGGCGTGCAGGTCGAACGCCGTCACCGCGGTACCCCAATAGTCGACGTAGCGGTAGGACCGGGTAGCCGGAATGGTTTCGACCCGGTTGAGGATCACGTTCTGCCGGGAGTTGGACCGCGGCGTCAGTCGCGCCTCGTTAAACGACGCCGTGACCGGCGCCTCGTATGCGTACCCGGTGCTGTGCACCACCCGCATCCGCCACATCAGGATTCTCCCTTCCTGGCGACCATCTGGCCGCGGGGGCCGGCATCGGTCCAGGCTACCCATGGGGTTACGTGGAAATACTGCAGTGTCAAGGCTTCTCCGACGTCACGACAGGTTCGTTGCAGACCTGACAAGCGGCTGTCCAGGGACTCCAGCAAGACCCCGGGCTGGACGAACTCGAGTTTGCTGCGCGCCTGCCCAAGCAGCCGCTGCGCTTCGGTGGTCGCCCCGATGCGGCTCTGCGGATTATGCAGCAGCTCATCGAGGTTGTGCTCGGCCATGCGCAGCGAGTAGTAGACCGAGCGCGGGAACAGCCGGTCCAGCATCATGAACTCGACCACCCGGGCCGCGTCCAACACCCCGCGATAGGTGCGCAGATAGGTGTCATGGGCACCCACCGAACGCAGCAACGTGACCCAGGCCGGCGATGACGCGCTGTCCCCTACCCGGGACAGCAACAGGCGCACCGTCATGTCGACCCGTTCGATGGCGCGGCCCAGCAACATGAACCGGTATCCGTCGTCGCGCGACAGAGTGGAGTCGGCCAGCCCGGCGAACATGGCCGCACGCCCTTCGACGAATGACAGAAATTCATGCGGCCCAAGTCGTTTGGCTGCTCGCTCACGTTCCGGGAGAGCGTGGTAGGTGGTGTTCAGGCACTCCCAGGTCTCGATGGACGTCACTTCGCGAGCCGACTTGGCGTTTTCCCGCGCCGCTGAGATCGCCTCGACGATCGAACAGCCGCCCGAAGCGTTGGTGCTGAAGGCCACCAGGTCGGTCAACGACCAGACATCCAGCTCGTGATCGGGAGGGTCGATGCCGAGCACCCGCAACAGCAGCCGCGAGGCGTGGTCGGGGTCGATGCTGGAATCCTCGAGCAGTTGGTGTATCGCGACATCGAGAATTCGGGCGGTGTCGTCGGCGCGCTCTACGTAGCGACCGATCCAGTACAGCGCTTCGGCGTTGCGGGCAAGCATCAGTTCTTCGCTTTCTGCTGCTGGTGCTGACCTTCTTGCGGCTGATTTTGCTGCGGCTGCT is from Mycobacterium marinum and encodes:
- a CDS encoding transglutaminase family protein; the protein is MWRMRVVHSTGYAYEAPVTASFNEARLTPRSNSRQNVILNRVETIPATRSYRYVDYWGTAVTAFDLHAPHTELTVTSSSVVETERPEPPEAKVTWEELESMAVIDRFDEVLRPTSYTPTSKRVAAVGRRIRKYHDPAEAVVAAARWARSELDYLPGTTGVHSSGLDALEQGKGVCQDFAHLSLIVLRGMGIPARYVSGYLHPKRNAVVGKSVAGRSHAWIQAWTGGWWHYDPTNDTEISEQYISVGAGRDYSDVPPLKGIYSGLGVTDLDVDVEITRLA
- a CDS encoding alpha-E domain-containing protein: MLARNAEALYWIGRYVERADDTARILDVAIHQLLEDSSIDPDHASRLLLRVLGIDPPDHELDVWSLTDLVAFSTNASGGCSIVEAISAARENAKSAREVTSIETWECLNTTYHALPERERAAKRLGPHEFLSFVEGRAAMFAGLADSTLSRDDGYRFMLLGRAIERVDMTVRLLLSRVGDSASSPAWVTLLRSVGAHDTYLRTYRGVLDAARVVEFMMLDRLFPRSVYYSLRMAEHNLDELLHNPQSRIGATTEAQRLLGQARSKLEFVQPGVLLESLDSRLSGLQRTCRDVGEALTLQYFHVTPWVAWTDAGPRGQMVARKGES